A window of Ranitomeya variabilis isolate aRanVar5 chromosome 2, aRanVar5.hap1, whole genome shotgun sequence contains these coding sequences:
- the HSPA5 gene encoding endoplasmic reticulum chaperone BiP gives MVRMKLLAVVLLVVASACADDDDKREDVGTVVGIDLGTTYSCVGVFKNGRVEIIANDQGNRITPSYVAFTPEGERLIGDAAKNQLTSNPENTVFDAKRLIGRIWNDPSVQQDIKYLPFKVTEKKTKPYIDVDVGDQRKTFAPEEISAMVLTKMKETAEQYLGKKVTHAVVTVPAYFNDAQRQATKDAGTIAGLNVMRIINEPTAAAIAYGLDKKEGEKNILVFDLGGGTFDVSLLTIDNGVFEVVATNGDTHLGGEDFDQRVMEHFIKLYKKKTGKDVRKDNRAVQKLRREVEKAKRALSSQHQSRIEIESFFEGEDFSETLTRAKFEELNMDLFRSTMKPVQKVLEDADLKKSDIDEIVLVGGSTRIPKIQQLVKEFFNGKEPSRGINPDEAVAYGAAVQAGVLSGDQDTGDLVLLDVCPLTLGIETVGGVMTKLIPRNTVVPTKKSQIFSTASDNQPTVTIKVYEGERPLTKDNHLLGTFDLTGIPPAPRGVPQIEVTFEIDVNGILRVTAEDKGTGNKNKITITNDQNRLTPEEIERMVNDAEKFAEDDKKLKERIDSRNELESYAYSLKNQIGDKEKLGGKLSSEDKETIEKAVEEKIEWLESHQDADIEEFKAKKKELEDIVQPIVGKLYGGAGGPPPEGEETEKDEL, from the exons TGTTGGAGTGTTTAAGAACGGGCGTGTGGAGATCATCGCTAACGACCAGGGTAACCGAATCACCCCATCCTATGTGGCCTTCACTCCAGAAGGTGAACGATTGATCGGAGATGCTGCCAAGAATCAGCTGACGTCCAACCCCGAGAACACGGTGTTTGATGCCAAGCGTCTTATTGGTCGCATATGGAATGATCCGTCTGTTCAGCAGGACATAAAATATCTGCCATTTAAA GTTACCGAAAAGAAGACTAAGCCCTACATTGATGTGGATGTAGGAGATCAGCGAAAGACCTTTGCCCCAGAGGAAATCTCTGCCATGGTTCTGACCAAAATGAAGGAGACGGCTGAACAGTACCTTGGCAAAAAG GTTACTCATGCTGTTGTCACAGTGCCTGCCTATTTCAATGATGCCCAACGTCAAGCCACAAAAGATGCTGGTACCATTGCAGGGTTGAATGTGATGAGGATCATCAATGAGCC AACTGCAGCTGCCATCGCTTATGGTCTGGACAAGAAGGAAGGAGAGAAGAATATCCTTGTGTTTGATCTGGGTGGTGGTACCTTTGATGTGTCCCTGCTCACCATCGACAATGGTGTCTTTGAAGTAGTCGCTACCAACGGAGATACCCATCTGGGAGGAGAGGACTTCGACCAGCGTGTCATGGAGCATTTCATCAAGCTTTACAAGAAGAAAACCGGCAAAGATGTTCGCAAGGATAACAGGGCAGTGCAGAAGCTGCGTCGTGAAGTGGAGAAAGCGAAGAGAGCCCTGTCTTCTCAACATCAGTCAAGAATTGAGATTGAATCTTTCTTTGAGGGAGAAGACTTCTCTGAAACTCTAACCCGTGCCAAGTTTGAGGAGCTGAACATG GACCTCTTCCGTTCCACAATGAAACCAGTCCAGAAGGTTCTGGAGGATGCTGACCTAAAGAAGTCTGACATTGATGAAATCGTGTTGGTTGGAGGATCCACTCGTATTCCCAAAATCCAGCAACTGGTGAAGGAATTCTTCAATGGCAAGGAACCATCCCGTGGCATCAACCCTGATGAGGCCGTGGCTTATGGTGCTGCCGTACAAGCTGGAGTACTCTCAGGAGACCAAGACACTG GTGACTTGGTCTTGCTTGATGTGTGCCCTCTGACTCTTGGCATTGAGACCGTTGGTGGAGTCATGACTAAGCTAATCCCCAGAAATACTGTTGTACCTACAAAGAAATCCCAGATTTTCTCTACAGCCTCTGATAACCAGCCTACTGTCACCATCAAGGTTTATGAAG GTGAGCGTCCACTGACAAAAGACAACCATCTTCTTGGCACATTCGACCTTACCGGCATTCCCCCAGCTCCTCGTGGTGTCCCTCAGATCGAAGTTACATTTGAAATCGATGTAAACGGTATCCTTAGAGTTACAGCTGAAGACAAAGGCACTGGCAACAAAAATAAGATCACAATTACAAATGACCAAAACCGGCTAACGCCAGAGGAAATCGAGAGGATGGTCAACGATGCCGAGAAATTCGCCGAAGACGACAAGAAATTGAAAGAACGAATCGACTCTCGGAATGAGCTGGAGAGCTACGCCTATTCCCTGAAAAACCAGATAGGTGATAAGGAGAAACTTGGTGGCAAGTTGTCTTCTGAAGATAAGGAAACCATTGAGAAAGCGGTAGAAGAAAAGATCGAATGGTTGGAAAGCCACCAAGATGCAGACATTGAAGAGTTCAAAGCTAAAAAGAAGGAATTAGAAGATATTGTACAACCGATTGTTGGCAAACTATATGGTGGAGCAGGAGGACCTCctcctgaaggagaggaaactgagaAGGATGAGTTATAG